In Salinigranum marinum, one DNA window encodes the following:
- a CDS encoding alpha-ketoacid dehydrogenase subunit beta has protein sequence MSAPEFDTSQRTEPDPGSEPESTADLTLVEAVRDGLRTELARDDRVLVLGEDVGRAGGVFRATEGLQEAFGRDRVVDTPLAESGIVGAAIGLATHGLRPVAEIQFMGFVYPAFDQLVSHAARLRSRSRGRFTCSLAVRMPYGAGIAAPEHHSESAEALFAHQPGLKVVVPSTPADAKGLLASAIRDPDPVVVLEPKRLYRATRGAVPTGAHTVPIGEAELRRKGSDVSVFTYGAMTRPAAVAAEELAAEGIDCEVVDLRTVSPLDRERIVDSFEKTGRAVVVHEGPRSGGIGAEVTATLQEAALFSQEAPVARVTGYDVPVPLHRNEDFYLPAAVRIVDAVRETVRC, from the coding sequence ATGAGTGCGCCCGAATTCGACACCAGCCAGCGGACGGAGCCCGACCCGGGATCGGAGCCGGAGTCGACGGCCGACCTGACGCTCGTCGAGGCAGTCCGCGACGGGCTCCGGACCGAACTGGCCCGCGACGACCGCGTGCTCGTGCTCGGCGAGGACGTGGGTCGCGCCGGCGGGGTGTTCCGGGCCACGGAGGGGCTCCAGGAGGCGTTCGGCCGCGACCGCGTCGTCGACACGCCGCTCGCCGAGTCGGGCATCGTCGGTGCCGCCATCGGGCTGGCGACCCACGGGCTCCGCCCGGTCGCCGAGATCCAGTTCATGGGTTTCGTCTACCCCGCGTTCGACCAGTTGGTCTCCCACGCCGCCCGCCTGCGGTCGCGGTCCCGCGGGCGCTTTACCTGCTCGCTCGCCGTGCGGATGCCGTACGGCGCGGGTATCGCCGCCCCCGAACACCACTCGGAGTCCGCCGAGGCGCTGTTCGCCCACCAGCCCGGTCTCAAAGTCGTCGTCCCCTCGACCCCGGCGGACGCGAAGGGGCTGCTCGCCAGCGCGATCCGCGATCCCGATCCCGTCGTGGTTCTCGAACCGAAACGGCTCTACCGCGCCACCCGCGGCGCGGTCCCCACCGGTGCGCACACGGTCCCCATCGGCGAGGCGGAGCTTCGGAGGAAGGGGAGCGACGTGTCCGTGTTCACCTACGGTGCGATGACCCGCCCCGCCGCGGTCGCGGCCGAGGAGCTCGCCGCGGAGGGGATCGACTGTGAGGTGGTCGACCTCCGGACCGTCTCGCCGCTCGACCGCGAGCGTATCGTCGACTCGTTCGAGAAGACGGGCCGCGCCGTGGTGGTCCACGAGGGGCCGCGTTCTGGCGGGATCGGTGCCGAGGTCACCGCCACGCTCCAGGAGGCGGCGCTGTTCTCCCAAGAGGCTCCCGTCGCGCGCGTGACCGGCTACGACGTCCCGGTGCCGCTCCACCGGAACGAGGACTTCTACCTGCCGGCCGCGGTCCGCATCGTGGACGCCGTCCGCGAGACGGTCAGGTGTTGA
- a CDS encoding DUF2891 domain-containing protein → MDAFESVESRTVLSGRGDWLDTDLAARLSRRPLEGVETEFPHYQGSIDAETVERPTERHPVFYGSFDWHSSVHSHWSLFRLLRVCDEHPAEAEITRSVERRLTPETVAREVAYFEENESFERPYGWAWFLRLAAELHLWDDGPADDWRRVLEPLEARIVTLVESALLARERPIRVGTHDNTAFALGCVLDYARVIGDDSLAAAAADTSRELFAADCDYPVEYEPLGWDFLSPALVEADLMRRVLDGDAFETWLDGFLPDVRTGPSDAVSAPVEAPPGTDDGAELHLVGLNLSKAWCLAGVAAALRGRDPRTVATLERSAVRHARRGLARAFTDEYAGAHWLSSFVVYLLTRNEGGIAPA, encoded by the coding sequence ATGGACGCGTTCGAGTCGGTCGAGTCGCGGACGGTGCTCTCGGGCCGGGGCGACTGGCTCGACACCGACCTGGCGGCACGGCTCTCGCGGCGGCCGCTGGAGGGAGTCGAGACGGAGTTTCCCCATTATCAGGGGTCGATCGACGCCGAGACGGTCGAGCGCCCGACGGAGCGCCACCCGGTGTTCTACGGCAGCTTCGACTGGCACTCGTCGGTCCACAGCCACTGGAGTCTGTTCCGGCTCCTGCGCGTGTGCGACGAACACCCGGCGGAGGCGGAGATCACCCGAAGCGTCGAGCGTCGACTCACGCCCGAGACCGTCGCGCGCGAGGTGGCGTACTTCGAGGAGAACGAGTCGTTCGAGCGGCCGTACGGCTGGGCGTGGTTCCTGCGGCTGGCGGCCGAACTGCACCTGTGGGACGACGGCCCTGCCGACGACTGGCGTCGGGTGTTGGAACCGCTGGAGGCGCGGATCGTCACGCTCGTCGAGTCCGCGCTCCTCGCCCGAGAGCGCCCGATACGGGTCGGGACCCACGACAACACCGCGTTCGCGCTGGGGTGTGTCCTCGACTACGCGCGCGTGATCGGGGACGACTCGCTCGCGGCCGCGGCGGCGGACACCTCGCGGGAGCTGTTCGCGGCGGACTGCGACTACCCCGTCGAGTACGAGCCGCTGGGGTGGGACTTCCTGTCACCGGCGCTCGTGGAGGCGGACCTGATGCGCCGCGTGCTCGACGGCGACGCGTTCGAGACGTGGCTCGACGGCTTCCTCCCCGACGTGCGGACGGGCCCGTCCGACGCCGTCTCGGCGCCGGTCGAAGCTCCCCCGGGGACGGACGACGGGGCCGAACTCCACCTGGTCGGGCTGAACCTCTCGAAGGCGTGGTGTCTCGCGGGCGTCGCCGCCGCGCTCCGCGGCCGCGACCCTCGGACCGTCGCGACGCTCGAACGGAGCGCCGTCCGGCACGCGCGACGTGGCCTGGCGCGGGCGTTCACCGACGAGTACGCGGGCGCACACTGGCTCTCGTCGTTCGTGGTGTACCTGCTCACGAGGAACGAGGGCGGAATCGCGCCGGCGTGA
- a CDS encoding branched-chain amino acid ABC transporter permease: MSVGTSRLAATLTDASPASLAGGVAALALLSLAAVTQPGLFVDNAIGGLVYGMQLVMVALGLALILGLMGVVNFAHGALFMLGAYFSYQVVGAWGLPFWVALVVVPLAVGVVGVVMEMTVLRPLYGQQPVIGLLATFGLTLMAEEATRSVWGAAPLSFSVPPALATSTDLGVTQVGTFRLFAVAVSALAVLAVYLLITRSEFGLTVRAGVQDGEMTEFLGANLPIRFTAMFFLGAAIAGLGGVLRGAEFGMGLSMAQQFVILAFVVVVVGGVGSLFGSVIAGVLIAEAQFLTPTVLSSLAMVTGVEAIAVPGVRGIVPYVVMIVVLLVRPRGLFGEEGFLE, from the coding sequence GTGAGCGTCGGTACCTCCCGCCTCGCGGCGACGCTCACGGACGCCTCGCCCGCGAGCCTCGCGGGCGGCGTCGCCGCGCTCGCGCTGTTGTCGCTGGCGGCGGTCACGCAGCCGGGGCTGTTCGTCGACAACGCCATCGGCGGGCTCGTCTACGGCATGCAGCTGGTGATGGTCGCGCTCGGGCTGGCGCTCATCCTCGGGTTGATGGGCGTCGTCAACTTCGCTCACGGCGCGTTGTTCATGCTCGGGGCGTACTTCTCGTACCAGGTCGTCGGGGCCTGGGGACTGCCCTTCTGGGTGGCGCTCGTGGTCGTCCCGCTCGCGGTCGGCGTCGTCGGCGTCGTCATGGAGATGACGGTGCTCCGCCCGCTGTACGGCCAACAGCCCGTCATCGGGCTACTCGCCACGTTCGGGCTGACGCTGATGGCCGAGGAGGCCACGCGCTCGGTGTGGGGGGCCGCGCCGCTGTCCTTTTCGGTGCCACCCGCCCTGGCGACGAGCACCGATCTCGGCGTGACGCAGGTGGGGACGTTCCGGCTGTTCGCCGTCGCCGTGAGCGCCCTGGCGGTGCTCGCGGTGTACCTGCTCATCACGCGCTCGGAGTTCGGGCTCACGGTCCGTGCTGGGGTGCAGGACGGCGAGATGACCGAGTTCCTCGGTGCGAACCTCCCGATCCGCTTCACTGCGATGTTCTTCCTCGGGGCGGCTATCGCCGGCCTCGGCGGCGTTCTGCGGGGTGCGGAGTTCGGCATGGGGCTCAGCATGGCCCAGCAGTTCGTCATCCTCGCGTTCGTCGTCGTCGTCGTCGGCGGGGTCGGCTCGCTGTTCGGGAGCGTCATCGCCGGCGTGCTCATCGCCGAGGCCCAGTTCCTCACCCCCACCGTGTTGAGCTCGCTGGCGATGGTGACGGGGGTCGAGGCGATCGCCGTCCCCGGCGTCCGGGGGATCGTCCCGTACGTCGTCATGATCGTCGTGTTGCTGGTGCGCCCGCGGGGGCTGTTCGGCGAGGAGGGCTTTCTCGAATGA
- a CDS encoding MBL fold metallo-hydrolase RNA specificity domain-containing protein, with the protein MSVRLRDGIEITLADGTRVVCDADRPAGDVNVVSHAHGDHFYADPPEEVVCSALTLALATARREDTQEEVPTRVADDRIRQVPAGHVAGARATYVDDGETTYCYTGDCSIRDRAYRSGFDPEPADVLVIESTYGEPGYEFPPQGQLEATVRAALAEAAADGPLLLFGYSLGRAQTLQLLAAEVGLDVHATRAIRRVNDVIEAHRDVTFPADPYTDEVELEPGTALVVPSQASRANWVEALAERTGARRLGFSGWAVDSSFRFRGGYDDAYVLSDHADFAELVAVVEAIDPERVYTTHGSTDAFARHLTQRGWDARSLKRNQSSLADF; encoded by the coding sequence ATGAGCGTTCGGCTCCGCGACGGGATCGAGATCACGCTCGCGGACGGTACCCGGGTCGTCTGCGACGCCGACCGGCCGGCGGGCGACGTCAACGTGGTGAGCCACGCCCACGGCGACCATTTCTACGCCGATCCCCCCGAAGAAGTGGTCTGTTCGGCGCTCACGCTGGCGCTCGCGACGGCCCGCCGTGAGGACACCCAGGAGGAGGTGCCGACCCGCGTGGCCGACGACCGGATCCGGCAGGTGCCCGCGGGACACGTCGCCGGGGCGCGCGCGACGTACGTCGACGACGGGGAGACGACGTACTGCTACACCGGGGACTGTTCGATCCGTGACCGGGCGTATCGCTCGGGGTTCGACCCCGAACCCGCCGACGTGCTGGTGATCGAATCGACCTACGGGGAGCCGGGGTACGAGTTTCCCCCGCAGGGGCAGCTGGAGGCGACGGTACGCGCGGCGCTGGCGGAGGCCGCGGCCGACGGGCCCCTGCTCCTGTTCGGCTACTCGCTCGGGCGGGCCCAGACGCTCCAACTGCTCGCCGCCGAGGTCGGCCTCGACGTGCACGCGACCCGCGCGATCCGGCGCGTGAACGACGTGATCGAGGCCCACCGCGACGTGACGTTTCCGGCCGACCCGTACACGGACGAGGTCGAACTCGAGCCGGGGACGGCACTCGTCGTCCCGTCCCAGGCCTCGCGTGCGAACTGGGTCGAGGCGCTCGCCGAGCGGACCGGTGCGCGCAGGCTCGGCTTCTCGGGGTGGGCGGTCGACTCCTCGTTCCGCTTTCGGGGCGGCTACGACGACGCGTACGTCCTCTCCGACCACGCCGACTTCGCCGAACTCGTCGCGGTCGTCGAGGCCATCGATCCCGAGCGGGTGTACACGACCCACGGCTCGACTGACGCGTTCGCCAGACACCTCACGCAGCGCGGCTGGGACGCCCGGTCGCTCAAGCGGAACCAGTCGTCGCTGGCGGACTTCTGA
- a CDS encoding ABC transporter ATP-binding protein, with the protein MSDARAGAPPEEGEPAIDAREAALATEQLRKSFGEVTAVDGVSLRVPAGELRAIIGPNGAGKTTLFNVVTGALTPSGGQVWLDGTEVTDAPQHARPHRGLARSFQANELFTDRTVLENVRVIAQTAERGAFSLDLFRDARSVARERALGLIDRVGFDADVDTLARNLSHGDQRRLGIAMALATDPEVLLLDEPTSGMSPAATEETATLVEEIQAAMGLTVLLIEHDMDVVLSISDRISVLDRGSVITTGPPDAVRENTDVQDAYLGGMREAL; encoded by the coding sequence ATGAGCGACGCGCGAGCGGGAGCGCCCCCCGAGGAGGGCGAACCGGCCATCGACGCCCGCGAGGCCGCGCTGGCGACCGAACAGTTGAGAAAGTCGTTCGGCGAGGTGACCGCCGTCGACGGCGTGTCGCTCCGCGTCCCGGCGGGGGAACTCCGGGCGATCATCGGCCCGAACGGGGCCGGCAAGACCACGCTGTTCAACGTCGTGACCGGCGCGCTCACCCCGTCGGGCGGCCAGGTGTGGCTCGACGGGACGGAGGTGACGGACGCGCCACAGCACGCGCGTCCCCACCGCGGGCTGGCCCGCTCGTTCCAGGCCAACGAACTATTCACCGACCGGACCGTACTGGAGAACGTCCGCGTGATCGCCCAGACGGCCGAACGCGGGGCGTTCAGTCTCGACCTGTTCCGCGACGCCCGGTCGGTCGCCCGCGAGCGGGCGCTCGGACTCATCGATCGCGTCGGCTTCGACGCCGACGTCGACACGCTCGCTCGGAACCTCTCGCACGGCGATCAGCGCCGCCTGGGGATCGCGATGGCGCTCGCGACCGACCCCGAGGTGTTGCTGTTGGACGAACCGACCTCGGGGATGAGCCCAGCCGCCACCGAGGAGACCGCCACGCTCGTCGAGGAGATCCAGGCGGCGATGGGGCTGACGGTGCTGCTCATCGAACACGACATGGACGTCGTGCTCTCGATCAGCGACCGGATCTCCGTGCTCGATCGCGGGTCGGTCATCACCACCGGCCCGCCCGACGCGGTCCGCGAGAACACCGACGTCCAGGACGCGTACCTCGGCGGGATGCGGGAGGCACTATGA
- a CDS encoding ABC transporter substrate-binding protein yields the protein MQGDQESGRSTRRTVLRGLGAAGIAGLAGCAGGGGGDGGSGGDESSGSGDGGSGDGGSGDTTGTATSSGTTSFSVGVTTSLSGPFAVFGEAELAGAELAKEDLESELDVSIEILEGDTEVNPSTGLDRMKRLVTEDGIDFAMGGVSSSVALNIGSWASQNGVVYMPTGAHSDAITGGQCAEYMFRPTCSNSMLAEAIGSEMAEAADSWYLLYSDYTWGQTAQQAVTELLEGQGNTVVGRSAVPFPHDDYSPYVNEARASDADGIGVLIAGLDMRKALNSIIDRGVDDRTLAMHQHEDIVYWGLPKDTAGALDLAGQVWGPASPGGDEFKQRVADNYDTDPYVRHFLGYLSLDQMVRAAVRAGSSDADAMRDALEGHEVTSPAKEIKGGGEMYWRACDHQLVQPAYSVAARPVEEMTDSPYKQWFDVENEFAGDDVVRSCDATGCQL from the coding sequence ATGCAGGGTGATCAAGAAAGCGGACGGTCGACGAGGCGGACAGTTCTGAGAGGGCTCGGCGCGGCCGGCATCGCCGGCCTGGCCGGCTGTGCCGGCGGCGGTGGCGGTGACGGCGGCTCCGGGGGCGACGAGAGCAGCGGCAGCGGCGACGGTGGCTCCGGCGACGGTGGGAGCGGCGACACCACGGGGACGGCGACGTCGAGCGGCACGACGTCGTTCTCGGTCGGCGTGACGACGTCGCTGTCGGGGCCCTTCGCGGTGTTCGGCGAGGCCGAACTCGCGGGCGCGGAGCTGGCAAAGGAGGACCTCGAATCCGAACTCGACGTCTCGATCGAGATCCTCGAAGGCGACACGGAGGTCAACCCGAGCACGGGGCTCGACCGGATGAAGCGGCTCGTCACGGAGGACGGCATCGACTTCGCGATGGGCGGCGTCTCGTCGTCGGTCGCGCTCAATATCGGCTCGTGGGCCTCCCAGAACGGCGTGGTCTACATGCCGACGGGCGCACACTCCGACGCCATCACCGGCGGGCAGTGTGCAGAGTACATGTTCCGGCCGACGTGCTCGAACTCGATGCTGGCGGAGGCGATCGGCTCGGAGATGGCCGAGGCGGCCGACTCGTGGTATCTACTCTACTCGGATTACACCTGGGGGCAGACGGCCCAGCAGGCGGTCACGGAACTGCTCGAAGGCCAGGGCAACACCGTCGTCGGCCGGAGCGCCGTCCCGTTCCCGCACGACGACTACTCGCCGTACGTCAACGAGGCGCGCGCAAGCGACGCCGACGGCATCGGCGTCCTCATCGCGGGGCTCGACATGCGCAAGGCGCTCAACTCCATCATCGACCGCGGCGTCGACGACCGCACGCTCGCCATGCACCAACACGAGGACATCGTCTACTGGGGGCTCCCCAAAGACACCGCGGGCGCGCTCGACCTCGCCGGCCAGGTGTGGGGCCCGGCCTCGCCGGGCGGCGACGAGTTCAAACAGCGCGTCGCGGACAACTACGACACGGATCCGTACGTCCGGCACTTCCTGGGCTACCTCTCGCTCGACCAGATGGTGCGTGCGGCCGTCCGCGCCGGCTCGTCGGACGCCGACGCGATGCGCGACGCGCTCGAAGGTCACGAGGTGACCTCCCCGGCGAAGGAGATCAAAGGCGGCGGCGAGATGTACTGGCGGGCGTGTGACCACCAGCTCGTCCAGCCCGCCTACAGCGTCGCGGCGCGTCCGGTCGAGGAGATGACCGACTCGCCGTACAAGCAGTGGTTCGACGTCGAGAACGAGTTCGCCGGCGACGACGTCGTCCGATCTTGCGACGCGACCGGCTGCCAGCTGTGA
- the pdhA gene encoding pyruvate dehydrogenase (acetyl-transferring) E1 component subunit alpha: MSTTRDHPEYRLPDPNFHRVQLLDVDGGVRPDVDLPAIPDERLLAIYEDMRLARRFDERAVSLQRQGRISTYAPIRGHEAAQVASAHALADDDWCYPTYRDHAAKYVRGMDLATMLKAMAGHGDGYRIDEDVRVMPEFIPIATQIPQAVGAAWAARLRGRDEVTLCYFGDGATSEGDFHEGLNFAGVFDTPTVFFCINNQWAISVPRERQTAAATLAGKAHAYGFQGVQVDGTDPLAVYEVTRLAAEKARDPAAGERRPTLVEAVTYRQGAHSTADDPSTYRDGVPEKWRDRDPLDRYETFLRDAGLLDDERVAAIDARVTEEIDDAVDRAEAARDDPEAMFEHVYAEPTAELERQRAELRRLRERYGDAAFTEGW, from the coding sequence ATGAGTACCACCAGAGACCACCCCGAGTACCGACTCCCGGACCCCAACTTCCACCGCGTCCAGTTGCTCGACGTGGACGGGGGGGTACGGCCCGACGTCGATCTCCCGGCGATCCCCGACGAGCGACTGCTCGCCATCTACGAGGACATGCGCCTCGCCCGCCGCTTCGACGAGCGCGCAGTCAGCCTCCAGCGCCAGGGACGCATCTCGACGTACGCACCGATCCGCGGTCACGAGGCCGCACAGGTCGCCAGCGCCCACGCTCTCGCTGACGACGACTGGTGTTACCCGACCTACCGTGACCACGCCGCCAAGTACGTCCGCGGGATGGACCTCGCAACGATGTTGAAAGCGATGGCCGGCCACGGCGACGGCTACCGTATCGACGAGGACGTCCGCGTCATGCCCGAGTTCATCCCGATCGCCACGCAGATCCCACAGGCCGTCGGGGCCGCGTGGGCCGCCCGACTCCGGGGGAGAGACGAAGTCACGTTGTGTTACTTCGGCGACGGCGCGACGAGCGAGGGCGACTTCCACGAGGGGCTGAACTTCGCGGGCGTCTTCGACACGCCCACCGTGTTCTTCTGCATCAACAACCAGTGGGCGATCTCCGTCCCCCGGGAGCGACAGACCGCCGCCGCGACCCTCGCGGGGAAGGCCCACGCCTACGGCTTCCAGGGGGTTCAGGTCGACGGCACCGACCCGCTCGCGGTGTACGAGGTGACGCGGCTGGCCGCCGAGAAGGCCCGCGACCCCGCCGCCGGCGAGCGACGCCCGACGCTCGTCGAGGCGGTCACCTACCGCCAGGGGGCCCACTCCACCGCGGACGACCCCTCGACGTACCGCGACGGCGTCCCCGAGAAGTGGCGCGACCGCGACCCGCTCGACCGCTACGAGACGTTCCTCCGCGACGCCGGCCTGCTCGACGACGAGCGTGTGGCCGCTATCGACGCCCGGGTGACCGAGGAGATCGACGACGCGGTCGACCGCGCCGAAGCGGCCCGGGACGACCCCGAGGCGATGTTCGAGCACGTCTACGCCGAGCCGACCGCAGAGCTGGAGCGCCAGCGCGCGGAGCTCCGGCGGCTCAGGGAGCGCTACGGCGACGCGGCGTTCACGGAGGGGTGGTGA
- a CDS encoding branched-chain amino acid ABC transporter permease — protein MTASDADGSVDAARTVERPDGGTVESDEETEAVVETPLGPLVARLWPYRVPIGLFALVVFLRPVVAHPWFLGFEQIATTMLVWMLFVAAWNLLFGFTGLLSFGHAMFFGFGMYGVAIAMSRLDLPFLVGAVGGVVLAAVVGTLLGRLIVEKGEIYFAMLTLAVGQAVYFMVNRDPYGLTGGSNGLTGTTLPPWIETFRGEKTLTLLPEFANDFYYLVAAVFLLCMLALWQLLRSPFGQTLIAIRENEPLARAMGVDTTRYKIAAFTASSALAAVAGVLLELNDGAASLATFDVLTSGDAVLMAILGGVNYFFGPITGVFVWFGAEDYLTDFTLLQLPLAEYPLVTLDVSGILQFWRFGLGAIFVLVVLLSPKDGVYGLLRTGITRAYHRARGADE, from the coding sequence ATGACCGCGAGCGACGCCGACGGGAGCGTCGACGCCGCACGCACCGTCGAACGGCCCGACGGCGGGACGGTCGAGAGCGACGAAGAGACGGAGGCCGTCGTGGAGACGCCGCTCGGCCCCCTCGTGGCCCGGCTGTGGCCCTACCGGGTACCGATCGGCCTGTTCGCGCTCGTCGTCTTCCTCAGACCGGTCGTCGCCCACCCGTGGTTCCTCGGCTTCGAGCAGATCGCCACGACGATGCTCGTCTGGATGCTGTTCGTCGCGGCGTGGAACCTCCTGTTCGGTTTCACAGGCTTGCTGTCGTTCGGCCACGCGATGTTCTTCGGCTTCGGGATGTACGGCGTCGCCATCGCGATGAGCCGGCTCGACCTGCCGTTTCTCGTCGGCGCGGTCGGCGGGGTCGTCCTCGCCGCCGTCGTCGGCACCCTGCTCGGCCGGCTCATCGTCGAGAAGGGCGAGATCTACTTCGCCATGCTGACGCTCGCCGTCGGGCAGGCGGTCTACTTCATGGTCAACCGCGACCCGTACGGGTTGACCGGCGGCTCGAACGGCCTCACGGGGACCACGCTCCCGCCGTGGATCGAGACGTTCCGAGGGGAGAAGACGCTCACCTTGCTCCCGGAGTTCGCGAACGACTTCTACTACCTGGTCGCGGCGGTGTTCCTCCTGTGCATGCTGGCACTGTGGCAACTCCTCCGATCGCCGTTCGGCCAGACGCTGATCGCCATCCGCGAGAACGAGCCGCTGGCGCGCGCCATGGGCGTCGACACCACCCGGTACAAGATCGCCGCGTTCACCGCGAGCAGCGCGCTCGCGGCCGTCGCGGGCGTCCTCCTCGAACTCAACGACGGAGCCGCCTCGCTGGCGACGTTCGACGTCCTCACCAGCGGCGACGCGGTGTTGATGGCGATCCTCGGCGGGGTCAACTACTTCTTCGGCCCGATCACGGGCGTGTTCGTCTGGTTCGGTGCCGAGGACTACCTCACCGACTTCACGCTCCTCCAGCTCCCCCTGGCCGAGTACCCGCTCGTGACGCTGGACGTCTCCGGTATCCTGCAGTTCTGGCGGTTCGGCCTGGGTGCCATCTTCGTGCTCGTCGTGCTGTTGTCGCCGAAGGACGGCGTCTACGGCCTCCTGCGGACCGGAATCACACGCGCGTACCACCGTGCACGGGGGGCCGACGAATGA
- a CDS encoding ABC transporter ATP-binding protein, protein MSDGSASDAAPVPEGTPDPPADPLLSVEGLEAGYETGQVLFGVDLAVGDDELVSLLGRNGAGKTTTLRAVAGAEVPRVLGGDIRLDGESLLGRPAYEIAGEGVAFVPEDRRCFPRLSIAENVRVAINHARDPLGLAEVFEFFPELAEMRAKEARNTSGGEQQMLAIARAVAANPRVMLLDEPFEGLAPYIVRRIEDIIAEINAAGTAVLMVEQNVAAAMAVADRHYVLDEGRIVAQVSTEQLRADADLRRAYLGV, encoded by the coding sequence ATGAGCGACGGCTCCGCGTCCGACGCCGCGCCCGTCCCCGAAGGGACGCCCGACCCGCCCGCCGACCCGTTGCTCTCGGTCGAGGGGCTCGAGGCGGGCTACGAGACCGGCCAGGTGCTGTTCGGCGTCGACCTCGCGGTCGGCGACGACGAACTCGTCTCGCTCCTGGGGCGCAACGGCGCGGGCAAGACGACCACCCTGCGGGCCGTCGCGGGTGCGGAGGTCCCGCGCGTGCTCGGCGGCGACATCCGCCTCGACGGGGAGTCGCTCCTCGGCCGACCCGCCTACGAGATCGCGGGCGAGGGCGTCGCGTTCGTCCCCGAGGACCGCCGGTGTTTCCCCCGGTTGAGCATCGCCGAGAACGTCCGCGTGGCGATCAACCACGCCCGCGATCCGCTCGGACTGGCGGAGGTGTTCGAGTTCTTCCCCGAACTGGCGGAGATGCGCGCGAAGGAGGCCCGCAACACCAGCGGCGGCGAACAGCAGATGCTCGCCATCGCTCGCGCGGTCGCCGCCAACCCCCGCGTGATGTTGCTCGACGAACCGTTCGAGGGGCTGGCTCCCTACATCGTCCGCCGGATCGAGGACATCATCGCCGAGATCAACGCCGCCGGGACGGCCGTCCTGATGGTCGAACAGAACGTCGCCGCCGCGATGGCCGTCGCCGATCGCCACTACGTCCTCGACGAGGGACGCATCGTCGCGCAGGTCTCCACCGAGCAGTTGCGGGCGGACGCCGACCTCCGGCGGGCGTATCTCGGCGTCTGA